In Paracoccus aminophilus JCM 7686, a single window of DNA contains:
- the cyoB gene encoding cytochrome o ubiquinol oxidase subunit I encodes MADIDYSTSPLLGRLNWSAIPQEPIVWATFAGVVLGGLVVLALLTKYRLWGYLWHEWFTSVDHKKIGIMYMVLGLIMFVRGFADAIMMRLQQVWAFGGSEGYLNAHHYDQIFSAHGVIMIFFVAMPFITGLMNFVVPLQIGARDVSFPFLNNFSFWMTTGGAVLTMVSLFLGEYAQTGWLAFPPLSGIAASPWVGVDYYIWGLQVAGVGTTLSGINLLVTIIKMRAPGMTLMRMPVFTWTSLCANILIVASFPILTMTLILLTLDRYIGTNFFTNDLGGNAMLYINLIWIWGHPEVYILVLPLFGVFSEVTATFSGKKLFGYSSMVYATVCITILSYLVWLHHFFTMGSGASVNAFFGITTMIISVPTGAKLFNWLFTIYQGRVRYELPMMWTIAFMLTFTLGGMTGVLLALPPADFLLHNSLFLIAHFHNVIIGGVLFGIFAAINYWWPKAFGYKLDVFWGKVSFWFWVVGFWTAFAPLYVLGLMGVTRRMRVFDDPDLKIWFIIAAIGAVLIAIGIAAMFIQFGVSILRRNQNRDLTGDPWDGRTLEWATSSPPADYNFAFTPIVHGHDAWTEMKEEGVARPQAAYIPIHMPRGTGAGVILSALATLCGFAMIWWIWWLAGVSFIAMVAYAIWHTFNFDRDYHIPAAEVAETEARRDANIAAAGV; translated from the coding sequence ATGGCCGATATCGACTATTCCACCTCCCCCCTGCTTGGTCGCCTCAACTGGAGCGCCATTCCGCAGGAACCCATCGTCTGGGCGACCTTCGCGGGGGTCGTCCTTGGCGGCCTCGTCGTGCTGGCGCTCCTGACGAAATACCGCCTCTGGGGCTATCTCTGGCATGAGTGGTTCACGAGCGTCGACCACAAGAAGATCGGCATCATGTATATGGTGCTCGGCCTGATCATGTTCGTGCGCGGCTTTGCCGATGCGATCATGATGCGGCTTCAGCAGGTCTGGGCCTTTGGCGGTTCCGAGGGCTATCTCAACGCCCACCATTACGACCAGATCTTCAGCGCCCATGGCGTGATCATGATCTTCTTCGTCGCCATGCCCTTCATCACCGGGCTGATGAACTTCGTTGTCCCTCTGCAGATCGGCGCGCGCGATGTGTCTTTCCCCTTCCTGAACAACTTCTCGTTCTGGATGACGACGGGCGGCGCGGTGCTGACCATGGTCTCGCTCTTCCTTGGCGAATATGCTCAGACCGGCTGGCTGGCCTTCCCGCCGCTGTCGGGGATTGCCGCGAGCCCCTGGGTCGGGGTCGATTACTACATCTGGGGCCTCCAGGTCGCAGGGGTCGGCACGACGCTGTCGGGCATCAACCTGCTGGTGACCATCATCAAGATGCGCGCGCCGGGCATGACCCTGATGCGGATGCCGGTCTTCACCTGGACCTCGCTTTGTGCCAACATCCTGATTGTCGCCTCCTTCCCGATCCTGACGATGACGCTGATCCTGCTGACGCTTGATCGCTATATCGGCACCAACTTCTTCACCAATGACCTTGGCGGCAACGCCATGCTCTATATCAACCTGATCTGGATCTGGGGTCACCCCGAGGTCTATATCCTTGTTCTGCCGCTCTTCGGCGTCTTCTCAGAGGTCACCGCGACCTTCTCGGGCAAGAAGCTCTTTGGCTATAGCTCGATGGTCTATGCCACGGTCTGTATCACCATCCTGAGCTACCTCGTCTGGCTGCACCACTTCTTCACCATGGGTTCGGGTGCCTCGGTCAATGCGTTCTTCGGCATCACCACGATGATCATCTCAGTCCCGACCGGGGCGAAGCTCTTCAACTGGCTCTTCACGATCTATCAGGGCCGGGTGCGCTATGAGCTGCCGATGATGTGGACCATCGCCTTCATGCTGACCTTCACGCTTGGCGGGATGACGGGCGTGCTGCTCGCACTGCCGCCGGCGGACTTCCTGCTGCACAACTCGCTCTTCCTGATCGCGCATTTCCATAACGTGATCATCGGCGGCGTGCTCTTCGGGATCTTTGCCGCGATCAACTACTGGTGGCCCAAGGCGTTCGGCTACAAGCTTGATGTCTTCTGGGGCAAGGTCTCGTTCTGGTTCTGGGTCGTCGGCTTCTGGACCGCCTTCGCGCCGCTCTATGTGCTGGGCCTGATGGGCGTGACCCGCCGGATGCGCGTCTTCGACGATCCCGATCTCAAGATCTGGTTCATCATCGCCGCCATTGGCGCGGTGCTGATCGCGATCGGCATTGCCGCGATGTTCATCCAGTTCGGCGTCTCGATCCTGCGCCGCAACCAGAACCGCGACCTGACCGGAGACCCGTGGGACGGGCGCACGCTCGAATGGGCGACCTCGTCTCCGCCGGCCGACTACAACTTCGCCTTCACCCCGATCGTGCATGGCCATGACGCCTGGACCGAGATGAAAGAGGAAGGCGTCGCACGTCCCCAGGCCGCGTATATCCCGATCCATATGCCCAGAGGCACGGGCGCTGGCGTCATCCTCTCGGCTTTGGCGACGCTTTGCGGCTTTGCCATGATCTGGTGGATCTGGTGGCTGGCCGGGGTCTCGTTCATCGCCATGGTGGCTTATGCGATCTGGCACACGTTCAACTTTGACCGCGACTACCACATCCCGGCCGCCGAGGTCGCCGAGACCGAAGCACGTCGCGACGCCAATATCGCCGCTGCGGGGGTCTGA
- the cyoA gene encoding ubiquinol oxidase subunit II yields MKKAPLLRPLAWLIPVIFLSACKTDVLAPAGDVALQQRDILIIATLLMLIIIIPVMIMICWFAWRYRASNTRAAYRPNWDHSTKLELAIWGFPVLIIVALGALTWVSTHLTDPYRPLGRISAERPLDGQKPLEVEVVALDWKWLFIYPEQGVASVNELALPVDRPVRFRLTASSVMNAFYLPTMAGMIYAMPGMETTLNGVINEEGTYKGIASHYSGAGFSGMHFQTHVYNAKGFDDWIETTRTGESNLDRQEYLALERPSENVPPRRFATVDPQLYDRIVNLCVEPGKICMAEMMALDAKGGIGLAGTTNLQPLPEGPNARTAAREPVLGWQPFLVTGFCTPEELAQMFGNRPQWSTVQPGDPTPLRGQGMNPPSSPFSPDWGTRITRMLPSAASETNL; encoded by the coding sequence ATGAAGAAAGCTCCTTTGCTCAGGCCGCTCGCGTGGCTGATCCCCGTCATTTTCCTGTCCGCGTGCAAGACCGATGTGCTTGCGCCCGCAGGCGATGTCGCGCTTCAGCAGCGCGATATCCTGATCATTGCCACCCTGCTCATGCTGATCATCATCATTCCGGTGATGATCATGATCTGCTGGTTTGCCTGGCGTTACCGCGCCTCGAACACACGCGCGGCCTATCGGCCGAACTGGGACCACTCGACCAAGCTTGAATTGGCGATCTGGGGCTTTCCGGTGCTCATCATCGTGGCGCTTGGTGCGCTGACCTGGGTCAGCACCCACTTGACCGACCCCTATCGCCCGCTTGGCCGGATCTCGGCCGAGAGGCCGCTTGATGGCCAAAAGCCGCTTGAGGTCGAGGTTGTCGCGCTCGATTGGAAATGGCTCTTCATCTACCCGGAACAGGGCGTGGCTTCGGTCAATGAGCTTGCCCTGCCCGTTGACCGCCCGGTCCGCTTCCGCCTGACGGCCTCTTCGGTGATGAATGCCTTCTATCTGCCCACCATGGCGGGGATGATCTATGCCATGCCGGGGATGGAGACGACGCTGAACGGCGTTATCAACGAAGAAGGCACCTATAAGGGCATCGCCTCGCATTATTCGGGCGCGGGCTTCTCGGGAATGCATTTCCAGACCCATGTCTATAACGCCAAGGGCTTCGATGACTGGATCGAGACCACTCGCACGGGCGAGAGCAATCTCGACCGTCAGGAATATCTGGCGCTGGAGCGTCCCTCCGAGAACGTGCCGCCGCGCCGTTTCGCCACGGTTGACCCCCAGCTTTACGACCGCATCGTCAACCTCTGCGTCGAGCCGGGCAAGATCTGCATGGCAGAGATGATGGCGCTGGACGCCAAGGGCGGGATTGGCCTTGCCGGGACGACCAACCTCCAGCCGCTGCCCGAGGGGCCGAATGCCCGCACTGCCGCGCGCGAGCCGGTGCTGGGCTGGCAGCCCTTCCTCGTCACCGGCTTTTGCACGCCTGAAGAGCTTGCCCAGATGTTTGGCAACCGCCCGCAATGGTCCACCGTCCAGCCGGGCGATCCCACCCCCTTGCGTGGTCAGGGCATGAACCCACCCTCAAGCCCGTTCAGCCCTGACTGGGGCACGCGGATCACTAGAATGCTGCCGTCTGCGGCCAGCGAAACCAACCTGTAA
- a CDS encoding MFS transporter: METTPAATASRRASRDEHHDVSPSDLAVGVIIGRTSEFFDFFAFAIAAVLVFPTRLFPFLPSLQGVLWSFVLLAVAFVARPFGMALFSRIDRRVGRLPKLTIALFLMGTCTVGMGLAPTWQSAGWGAIVVMTLLRIGQGIALGGAWDGLASLLAVSVSRERRGFYAMIPQIGAPIGLAVAALLFAFLVATLSAQDFLEWGWRYPFFVAFALNVVALFARLRIVAAPEIERLFEENELKATSLRATVAKDGRGILVGIFVPLATFAMFHMVTVFPLSWIYLYTRESLDSFLILEAIGAGVCLVSLLLSGLLADRIGRHRILLASAIAIGIFALAAPQLLSMGRGGEVAYMLIGFTILGFSFALSSGAIASLFDHRNRYTASALVSSLSWMFGAGFAPLTALLLSSSLGLWAAGLYLLSGAVATVIALIFLRQLRAPGRI; this comes from the coding sequence ATGGAAACCACCCCTGCCGCTACCGCCAGCCGCCGTGCCTCTCGGGACGAGCACCATGATGTTTCTCCTTCCGATCTCGCGGTCGGAGTCATCATCGGAAGGACATCGGAGTTTTTCGATTTCTTCGCCTTCGCCATTGCCGCCGTCTTGGTCTTCCCGACCCGGCTTTTCCCCTTTCTGCCGTCATTGCAGGGGGTTTTGTGGTCTTTCGTGCTGCTCGCCGTGGCCTTTGTCGCGCGCCCCTTCGGCATGGCTTTGTTCAGCCGGATCGACCGCCGCGTCGGGCGTCTGCCCAAGCTGACCATCGCGCTTTTCCTGATGGGGACCTGCACCGTCGGCATGGGCCTGGCACCAACCTGGCAATCGGCGGGTTGGGGCGCCATCGTGGTGATGACGCTGTTGCGAATCGGGCAGGGGATCGCGCTGGGCGGGGCCTGGGACGGGCTGGCCTCGCTGCTGGCGGTCTCGGTTTCGCGTGAGCGGCGCGGGTTCTACGCCATGATCCCGCAGATCGGCGCGCCGATCGGGCTGGCGGTGGCCGCGCTGCTTTTCGCTTTCCTTGTCGCGACGCTCTCGGCGCAGGATTTCCTGGAATGGGGCTGGCGCTATCCCTTCTTCGTGGCTTTCGCGTTGAACGTCGTCGCCCTTTTCGCTCGGCTGCGCATCGTTGCCGCCCCCGAGATCGAGCGGCTTTTCGAGGAAAACGAGCTCAAGGCGACCTCGCTGCGCGCGACGGTTGCCAAGGATGGTCGTGGAATTCTCGTCGGGATCTTCGTGCCCCTCGCGACCTTTGCGATGTTTCACATGGTCACGGTCTTCCCGCTGTCCTGGATCTATCTCTACACCCGTGAATCGCTCGACAGCTTCCTGATCCTCGAGGCGATTGGCGCGGGCGTCTGCCTTGTCTCGTTGCTGCTGTCGGGCCTGCTGGCCGACCGGATCGGGCGTCATCGGATCCTGCTCGCCTCGGCGATTGCCATCGGGATCTTTGCGCTGGCCGCGCCGCAGCTTCTGTCGATGGGCCGCGGGGGCGAGGTCGCTTACATGCTGATCGGCTTCACCATCCTTGGCTTCAGCTTCGCGCTGTCTTCGGGCGCAATCGCCTCGCTTTTCGATCACCGCAACCGCTACACCGCGTCGGCGCTGGTCTCGTCGCTGTCGTGGATGTTTGGCGCGGGCTTTGCGCCACTGACGGCACTGCTGCTTTCAAGCTCGCTTGGGCTTTGGGCGGCGGGGCTCTACCTGCTGTCGGGCGCGGTCGCGACCGTTATCGCCTTGATCTTCCTGCGCCAATTGCGCGCACCCGGCCGGATCTGA
- a CDS encoding MaoC family dehydratase — protein MLDNFPRGTIVIEDLEIGMSRHLHKVVTDRDIELFAEVSTDRNPVHLDEDYARDTMFQGRIAHGMLTAGLISAVIGEQLPGHGTVYLGQSLKFMAPVRPGDLVRAEVTVEAIDHQKRRVTLATRCYVGDTVVLKGEAIVLAPSRKFD, from the coding sequence GTGCTGGACAATTTTCCACGCGGAACAATCGTGATCGAGGATCTTGAGATCGGCATGAGCCGTCATCTGCATAAAGTGGTGACGGATCGCGATATCGAGCTGTTTGCCGAGGTTTCGACCGACCGCAATCCGGTGCATCTCGACGAAGATTATGCGCGCGACACCATGTTTCAAGGCCGGATCGCGCATGGGATGCTGACGGCAGGGCTGATCTCTGCTGTCATCGGCGAGCAGCTTCCCGGCCACGGCACGGTCTATCTCGGCCAGTCGCTCAAATTCATGGCGCCGGTGCGCCCGGGCGATCTGGTTCGCGCCGAAGTGACCGTCGAAGCGATTGACCATCAGAAGCGTCGGGTTACGCTTGCAACCCGCTGCTACGTCGGCGATACCGTCGTGCTGAAAGGTGAGGCGATCGTTCTGGCGCCAAGCCGGAAGTTCGACTGA
- a CDS encoding bifunctional riboflavin kinase/FAD synthetase: MRIHTDWKGLPAEARGATVAMGNFDGVHLGHRSVIDRARSAAAAPLGVVLFEPHPREFFAPEAPAFRLMNPEARANRLARLGVEHLYQLPFGAVLAGLSPETFARDVLVDGLGVAHVTVGEDFRFGHKRAGDAETLRKLGVELGFGVTISPLIGDCDRYSSTAIRLALSEGRPRDAARMLGHWHRIEGEVLHGDARGRELGFPTANMAIDRLHPPKFGVYAVLVDVLSGPFKGSYRGVSSIGVRPMFGENIPNLETFIFDFSGSLYGEHLSVALVEYLRPELKFDDLDALIAQMNLDSAEARAILADG; encoded by the coding sequence TTGCGCATCCATACCGATTGGAAAGGTTTGCCTGCGGAGGCGCGTGGCGCCACCGTCGCCATGGGCAACTTCGACGGAGTACATCTGGGCCATCGCTCGGTGATCGACCGGGCGCGCTCTGCCGCGGCAGCACCGCTTGGTGTCGTCCTGTTCGAGCCGCATCCACGCGAATTCTTTGCTCCCGAGGCTCCGGCCTTCCGCCTGATGAACCCCGAAGCGCGCGCGAACCGCTTGGCGCGGCTTGGGGTCGAGCATCTTTATCAGCTTCCCTTCGGCGCGGTTTTGGCCGGTCTTTCGCCGGAAACCTTCGCCCGCGATGTGCTGGTTGACGGGCTGGGCGTCGCCCATGTCACCGTTGGCGAGGATTTCCGTTTCGGTCACAAACGCGCGGGCGATGCCGAGACCCTGCGCAAGCTGGGTGTCGAACTTGGCTTCGGGGTGACGATCTCTCCGCTGATCGGGGATTGCGATCGCTACAGCTCGACCGCGATCCGTCTGGCGCTCAGCGAGGGGCGCCCCCGGGATGCTGCGCGGATGCTGGGCCATTGGCACCGGATCGAGGGCGAGGTGCTGCATGGCGACGCCCGTGGCCGCGAACTGGGCTTTCCGACCGCGAATATGGCGATCGACCGACTGCATCCGCCGAAATTCGGCGTCTATGCGGTTCTGGTCGATGTGCTGAGCGGCCCGTTCAAGGGCAGCTATCGCGGTGTTTCGAGCATTGGCGTGCGACCAATGTTCGGCGAAAATATTCCCAATCTTGAGACGTTTATCTTCGACTTCTCAGGCAGTCTCTATGGAGAACATCTCTCGGTGGCGCTGGTCGAGTATCTGCGCCCCGAGCTCAAGTTCGACGATCTTGACGCCCTGATCGCGCAGATGAACCTCGACAGCGCCGAGGCGCGCGCGATTTTGGCGGATGGCTGA
- a CDS encoding YcgN family cysteine cluster protein: protein MRKDFWTLPLGDLARDEWEALCDGCGKCCLNKIEFEDTGELAFTKVACKLLDGHSCQCSNYADRHRYVPDCVVLTPKKLDEIAWWLPATCAYRLRAEGKPLFDWHYLISGDRESIHRAGASVRDWTVSEVTVSEDDWEDYIIEDLS from the coding sequence ATGCGCAAGGACTTCTGGACGCTGCCGCTTGGTGACTTGGCCCGTGATGAATGGGAAGCGCTCTGTGATGGCTGCGGCAAATGCTGCCTCAACAAGATCGAATTCGAGGATACGGGCGAGCTTGCTTTCACCAAGGTCGCTTGCAAGCTTCTCGACGGGCACAGCTGCCAATGTTCGAACTATGCCGACCGTCACCGCTATGTGCCCGATTGCGTGGTGCTGACGCCGAAAAAGCTGGACGAAATCGCCTGGTGGCTGCCCGCGACCTGCGCCTATCGGCTGCGCGCCGAGGGCAAGCCGCTGTTTGATTGGCATTATCTGATTTCGGGCGACCGCGAGTCGATCCACCGCGCCGGCGCTTCTGTCCGCGACTGGACCGTCAGCGAGGTCACGGTCTCGGAAGATGATTGGGAAGATTACATTATTGAGGATCTGTCATGA